A stretch of Pseudoclavibacter chungangensis DNA encodes these proteins:
- a CDS encoding alanine racemase C-terminal domain-containing protein, whose protein sequence is MLRNIASLGLEPGDPVDLRAGAYGHGAGRIADVLGVSGTRTAYVSTPHDADEVRRSGLDPVIAEPGDPRPDAAVGPALLGLTDRSLSPALRLAAEVLAVKTLAAGEGVSYGFSYRTTAATNLALVGIGYAHGAVRRATNRSPVLVGGVTGTISGAISMDQFSVDVHGADVEVGSDAVLFGDPARGEPHVLDWAGTTGIAAAAICARIAPTVERILA, encoded by the coding sequence GTGCTCCGCAACATCGCATCGCTCGGCCTCGAACCCGGCGATCCCGTCGACCTGCGCGCCGGCGCCTACGGCCACGGCGCCGGGCGGATCGCGGACGTCCTCGGAGTATCGGGTACCCGCACCGCCTACGTCTCCACGCCGCACGACGCCGACGAGGTCCGCCGCTCCGGCCTCGACCCGGTCATCGCGGAGCCCGGTGACCCGAGGCCCGATGCGGCCGTCGGCCCCGCCCTGCTCGGGCTCACGGATCGTTCCCTGTCACCCGCACTGCGCCTCGCCGCCGAGGTGCTCGCCGTCAAGACGCTCGCCGCGGGCGAAGGCGTGTCCTACGGCTTCAGCTATCGCACGACTGCGGCGACGAACCTCGCGCTCGTCGGCATCGGCTACGCCCACGGTGCCGTCCGACGGGCCACGAACCGCTCCCCCGTGCTCGTCGGGGGCGTGACGGGCACGATCTCGGGCGCGATCTCGATGGACCAGTTCTCGGTCGACGTCCACGGCGCCGACGTCGAGGTCGGCAGCGACGCCGTGCTCTTCGGCGATCCGGCCCGCGGTGAGCCGCACGTGCTCGACTGGGCGGGAACGACGGGGATCGCCGCTGCCGCGATCTGCGCACGCATCGCCCCCACCGTCGAGCGGATCCTCGCGTGA
- a CDS encoding DNA gyrase/topoisomerase IV subunit B codes for MAQPTPDAYSARHLSVLDGLEAVRKRPGMYIGSTDSRGLMHCLWEIIDNSVDEALGGHGDRIGVHLHPDGSVTVSDRGRGVPVDIEPKTGLSGVEVVFTKLHAGGKFGADNYGAAGGLHGVGASVVNALSERLDVEVDRGGRTYAMSFRRGEPGHFEDGADGPRPDAPFTPYTEHSELRVVGKVAKGVTGTRVRYWADPQIFIRGAEFKADELAARARQTAFLVPGLDMVIEDGRSDDAAPEVQSFRYDGGITEFAEYLAPDAPSTDTWRIQGEGTYEETVPVLDEHGHMVSTDVKRTMHVDIAMRWGVGYDTTLRSFVNIIATPKGGTHVTGFEQGLLKFFRAEVERNARRLKVGNDKLEKDDVLAGLTVVVTVRLPEPQFEGQTKEVLGTPPVRAIVARELTKGLTAKFASTSRQDKAEASLLLDKVVSEMKSRISARAHKETQRRKNALENSSLPTKLVDCRSNDVARSELFIVEGDSALGTAKPARNSDYQALLPIRGKILNVQKASISDMLGNAECASIIQVIGAGSGRSFDLGAARYGKVILMSDADVDGAHIRTLLLTLIFRYMRPLLDDGRVYAAVPPLHRVVVINPGSKPNETIYTYSETELQTLLAKLRKQNKRYQDPIQRYKGLGEMDEDQLWTTTMDPSARLLRRVSISDAAAAEQMFNLLMGTEVAPRKEFIIDGSKDITPQLIDM; via the coding sequence ATGGCCCAACCGACACCCGACGCCTACTCGGCCCGGCACCTCTCGGTGCTCGACGGGCTCGAGGCGGTCCGGAAACGGCCGGGCATGTACATCGGCTCGACCGACTCGCGTGGCCTCATGCACTGCCTGTGGGAGATCATCGACAACTCCGTCGACGAGGCGCTCGGCGGGCACGGCGACCGGATCGGCGTGCACCTGCACCCCGACGGTTCGGTCACGGTCTCGGACCGCGGGCGCGGTGTGCCCGTCGACATCGAGCCGAAGACCGGCCTCAGCGGTGTCGAGGTCGTGTTCACGAAGCTCCACGCCGGCGGCAAGTTCGGTGCCGACAACTACGGTGCGGCCGGTGGTCTGCACGGCGTCGGTGCGTCCGTCGTGAACGCGCTCTCGGAGCGGCTCGACGTCGAGGTCGACCGCGGTGGGCGCACGTACGCGATGAGCTTCCGGCGCGGTGAGCCGGGCCACTTCGAGGACGGTGCCGACGGTCCCCGGCCCGACGCCCCCTTCACGCCCTACACGGAACACTCCGAGTTGCGCGTCGTCGGCAAGGTCGCGAAGGGCGTCACGGGTACACGCGTGCGCTACTGGGCCGATCCGCAGATCTTCATCCGCGGTGCCGAGTTCAAGGCCGACGAGCTGGCCGCCCGCGCCCGGCAGACCGCGTTCCTCGTGCCCGGACTCGACATGGTGATCGAGGACGGTCGCAGCGACGACGCGGCACCCGAGGTGCAGTCGTTCCGCTACGACGGCGGCATCACGGAGTTCGCGGAGTACCTCGCGCCCGATGCCCCCTCGACCGACACATGGCGCATCCAGGGGGAGGGGACGTACGAGGAGACCGTGCCCGTCCTCGACGAACACGGCCACATGGTCTCGACCGACGTGAAGCGCACGATGCACGTCGATATCGCGATGCGCTGGGGAGTCGGCTACGACACGACGCTGCGCTCGTTCGTGAACATCATCGCGACGCCCAAGGGCGGCACCCACGTGACGGGCTTCGAGCAGGGCCTGCTGAAGTTCTTCCGGGCCGAGGTCGAGCGCAATGCCCGACGCCTCAAGGTCGGCAACGACAAGCTCGAGAAGGACGACGTGCTCGCCGGTCTGACCGTCGTCGTCACGGTGCGGCTGCCGGAACCGCAGTTCGAGGGGCAGACGAAGGAGGTGCTCGGTACGCCGCCCGTCCGCGCGATCGTCGCCCGCGAACTCACGAAGGGGCTCACCGCGAAGTTCGCCTCCACGAGCCGGCAGGACAAGGCCGAGGCCTCGCTCCTGCTCGACAAGGTCGTCTCGGAGATGAAGTCGCGCATCTCGGCCCGAGCCCACAAGGAGACGCAGCGACGCAAGAACGCGCTCGAGAACTCGTCGCTGCCGACGAAGCTCGTCGACTGCCGATCGAACGACGTGGCGCGCTCGGAGCTGTTCATCGTCGAGGGCGACTCGGCGCTCGGCACGGCGAAGCCCGCGCGCAACAGCGACTACCAGGCGCTCCTGCCCATCCGCGGCAAGATCCTCAACGTCCAGAAGGCGTCGATCAGTGACATGCTCGGCAACGCCGAGTGCGCGAGCATCATCCAGGTGATCGGTGCGGGGTCCGGGCGGTCCTTCGACCTGGGGGCGGCGCGCTACGGCAAGGTCATCCTCATGAGCGACGCCGATGTCGACGGCGCGCACATCCGAACGCTCCTCCTGACCCTCATCTTCCGGTACATGCGTCCGCTGCTCGACGACGGTCGCGTCTACGCGGCCGTGCCGCCCCTGCACCGAGTCGTCGTCATCAACCCCGGCTCGAAGCCGAACGAGACGATCTACACGTACTCCGAGACCGAGCTGCAGACGCTCCTCGCGAAGCTCCGCAAGCAGAACAAGCGCTACCAGGACCCCATCCAGCGCTACAAGGGACTCGGCGAGATGGACGAGGACCAGCTCTGGACGACGACGATGGACCCGAGCGCCCGACTCCTGCGACGCGTGTCGATCAGCGACGCGGCCGCCGCCGAGCAGATGTTCAACCTGCTCATGGGCACCGAGGTCGCACCCCGCAAGGAGTTCATCATCGACGGCTCCAAGGACATCACCCCGCAACTCATCGATATGTGA
- a CDS encoding type 1 glutamine amidotransferase has protein sequence MTLRIVHLFPRELGINGDVGNVTALVERAREYGIATEVVDVGRGDELPASADLVHIGSGPLSSVELVLPDAVRLGGTLRAWAADGVPFLAIAAGWEVLGRSITTEDGRVLQGAGVFPTRAVRQNVQAVGETVLRTRGGLLAGYVNQNSITQLEDGAASLGEVVKGFGNGGIEQPDLGLEGVVAGSLFGTHLHGTALAMNPGLADRLLTIAVQRQDAGAHLQRPSAGGRLDRIDHFARGSREALMRRVGVAE, from the coding sequence GTGACGCTCCGTATCGTCCACCTCTTCCCGCGCGAACTCGGCATCAACGGTGACGTCGGCAACGTGACCGCGCTCGTCGAGCGGGCTCGCGAGTACGGCATCGCGACCGAGGTCGTCGACGTCGGTCGCGGCGACGAACTGCCCGCGTCGGCCGACCTCGTGCACATCGGCTCGGGCCCGCTGTCCTCCGTCGAACTCGTGCTGCCGGACGCCGTGCGGCTCGGCGGAACCCTCCGCGCCTGGGCGGCCGACGGCGTTCCGTTCCTCGCGATCGCCGCGGGGTGGGAGGTGCTCGGTCGCTCGATCACGACCGAGGACGGCCGCGTGCTCCAGGGCGCCGGGGTGTTCCCGACCCGCGCGGTCCGGCAGAACGTGCAGGCAGTGGGGGAGACGGTGCTCCGCACGCGCGGCGGCCTGCTCGCGGGCTACGTCAACCAGAACTCGATCACGCAGCTCGAGGACGGCGCCGCCTCGCTCGGTGAAGTCGTCAAGGGCTTCGGCAACGGCGGGATCGAACAGCCCGATCTCGGTCTCGAGGGGGTCGTCGCGGGCTCGCTGTTCGGCACGCACCTGCACGGGACGGCACTCGCCATGAACCCCGGCCTCGCCGACCGACTGCTCACGATCGCCGTGCAACGGCAGGACGCGGGCGCACACCTGCAGCGGCCCTCGGCGGGCGGTCGCCTCGATCGGATCGACCACTTCGCGCGGGGTTCCCGCGAGGCGCTCATGCGGCGCGTCGGCGTCGCCGAGTAG
- a CDS encoding alanine racemase, with amino-acid sequence MSAAGRAVARISEQALRHNVAQLSGLVAPAATMLAVKSDAYGHGLLSCVRTGLESGASWLGVLEIGTGLALRAAGVDAPMFAWMHGRDADFRSAVEQRIDLGAAFIAHLDGAAEGARSAGDAGPARVHLKIDTGLHRSGANPEDWPTLVEHALELQRAGLVRIVGAWSHLSDTSHEADLEALARFEAAVAVARDLGAEFELLHLAASSAAIDLPAARFDLVRFGIAAYGISPFHDRSGRDLGLVPVMSLRAPVTHLDGARATIAIGYGDGLQSLAGAEREVLLGGRRQPIVHVGVDESVVELSGARITVGDEAIVFGTGDDGEPTAEEWAAWNDTVPDELVTGVTTRVPRVVV; translated from the coding sequence GTGAGCGCGGCCGGGCGCGCTGTGGCGCGCATCTCGGAGCAGGCACTGCGGCACAACGTCGCGCAGCTCTCGGGGCTCGTCGCGCCCGCCGCGACCATGCTCGCCGTCAAGTCCGACGCCTACGGGCACGGGCTCCTCTCGTGCGTCCGGACGGGACTCGAATCCGGTGCGAGCTGGCTCGGTGTGCTCGAGATCGGCACGGGACTCGCGCTCCGCGCGGCAGGCGTCGACGCGCCGATGTTCGCGTGGATGCACGGGCGCGACGCCGACTTCCGCAGCGCGGTCGAACAGCGCATCGATCTCGGTGCCGCCTTCATCGCGCACCTCGACGGCGCCGCGGAGGGTGCTCGCTCGGCCGGCGACGCGGGGCCGGCGCGCGTCCATCTCAAGATCGACACGGGCCTCCACCGCTCGGGCGCGAACCCCGAGGACTGGCCCACGCTCGTCGAGCACGCCCTCGAACTCCAGCGGGCCGGACTCGTCCGCATCGTGGGCGCGTGGAGTCACCTGAGCGACACCTCGCACGAGGCCGACCTCGAGGCGCTCGCACGATTCGAGGCCGCGGTCGCCGTCGCGCGCGATCTCGGTGCCGAGTTCGAGCTGTTGCACCTCGCCGCGTCGTCCGCGGCGATCGACCTCCCCGCGGCACGCTTCGACCTCGTGCGATTCGGGATCGCGGCCTACGGCATCTCCCCGTTCCACGACCGCTCGGGACGCGATCTCGGACTCGTGCCGGTCATGTCCCTGCGCGCGCCCGTGACGCACCTCGACGGCGCCCGCGCCACGATCGCGATCGGTTACGGCGACGGACTCCAGTCGCTCGCCGGTGCCGAACGCGAGGTGCTGCTCGGGGGCCGCCGTCAGCCGATCGTGCACGTCGGTGTCGACGAATCCGTCGTCGAGCTCTCCGGTGCACGCATCACCGTCGGCGACGAGGCGATCGTCTTCGGCACCGGTGACGACGGCGAGCCGACGGCCGAGGAGTGGGCCGCCTGGAACGACACCGTCCCGGACGAGCTCGTGACCGGCGTCACCACGCGGGTGCCACGCGTCGTCGTCTGA
- a CDS encoding DUF7455 domain-containing protein has protein sequence MNDTMSYGAVAATDSRTPLTSLDRCDACGAQAYVRVRLDVGEFLFCAHHATKHSDKLRPQAIDWYDETSKLRAADARTHQPADD, from the coding sequence ATGAACGACACCATGTCCTACGGGGCAGTCGCTGCGACCGACAGCAGGACGCCGCTCACGTCGCTCGACCGCTGCGACGCCTGCGGCGCGCAGGCGTACGTGCGGGTCCGACTCGATGTCGGCGAGTTCCTGTTCTGCGCCCACCACGCGACGAAGCACAGCGACAAGCTGCGCCCTCAGGCCATCGACTGGTACGACGAGACGTCGAAGCTCCGCGCCGCGGACGCCCGCACGCACCAGCCCGCGGACGACTGA
- a CDS encoding HAD-IIA family hydrolase yields MAIRDHVECWLTDMDGVLVKEEHALPGAAELLEQWQRDDTPFLVLTNNSIFTARDLAARLRSSGLDVPERAIWTSALATADFLRQQVSGGSAFVVGEAGLLTALHEAGFIMTESDPDFVVVGETRNYSFEAITKAIRLIDHGARFIVTNPDATGPSTHGPMPATGAIAALITKATGREPYVVGKPNPMMFRSALNKIGAHSHNTAMIGDRMDTDIVAGMEAGLHTVLVLSGIATRDEVERYPFRPDEIISGVSELVRRDGDPEPEQVIEVVE; encoded by the coding sequence ATGGCGATCCGCGATCACGTTGAATGCTGGCTGACCGACATGGACGGCGTCCTCGTCAAGGAGGAACACGCTCTGCCGGGTGCGGCCGAGCTGCTCGAGCAGTGGCAGCGGGACGACACGCCCTTTCTCGTGCTCACGAACAACTCGATCTTCACGGCTCGCGATCTCGCGGCCCGCCTGCGGTCGAGCGGCCTCGACGTCCCCGAGCGGGCGATCTGGACGAGCGCACTCGCGACGGCCGACTTCCTGCGCCAGCAGGTGTCGGGCGGCAGCGCATTCGTCGTCGGCGAGGCCGGTCTTCTGACCGCGCTCCACGAGGCGGGCTTCATCATGACGGAGTCGGACCCCGACTTCGTCGTCGTGGGGGAGACGCGCAACTACTCGTTCGAGGCGATCACGAAGGCGATCCGGCTCATCGACCACGGTGCCCGCTTCATCGTGACGAACCCCGACGCGACGGGGCCGAGCACGCACGGCCCCATGCCCGCGACGGGTGCGATCGCCGCGCTCATCACGAAGGCGACCGGCCGGGAGCCGTACGTCGTCGGCAAGCCGAATCCCATGATGTTCCGCTCCGCGCTCAACAAGATCGGCGCCCACTCGCACAACACCGCCATGATCGGCGACCGGATGGACACCGACATCGTCGCGGGCATGGAGGCGGGCCTGCACACGGTGCTCGTCCTGTCCGGAATCGCGACGCGCGACGAGGTGGAACGGTACCCGTTCCGGCCCGACGAGATCATCTCGGGAGTGAGCGAGCTCGTCCGACGCGACGGCGACCCGGAGCCCGAGCAGGTCATCGAGGTCGTCGAGTAG
- a CDS encoding Mur ligase family protein: protein MAGFDGIRRSVATGLGRGARAAMRLRGGGSAVPGRVALAIDPGFLSNAVAGLPLGVIFVSGSNGKSTTTHFVTKILRAHGLTVFTNSSGGNLPQGIASSMLPDVGPDGRLKADIAVLEVDEAFGPQLIPHLHPRGVLLLNVQVDQLNRFFDPARVAGFLATIADACGDFVVLNADDDSLRGLATGVRAPIGWFGVDAALIDASPNGLSNVEDLSGGAPLVPVDDRTVEVVALVDGGARLRIGSEVHDFRLPARGLHYAIDAAGAVATAVQILGVDFRANTARDALAVTETVFGRGELLRNGDEEIEIVMMKNPPSLQMNLDALDEVPEQVLVAVDEGTPDPSWMYGIDLSRLDHADVVTGTKAWQVATVLEYAGIDVRAVEPSTGAALDQFLALPRPSRGRKLMIVNYEQMMNIRRRLGAPGIEGKVNS from the coding sequence GTGGCCGGATTCGACGGCATCAGACGATCGGTCGCGACGGGGCTCGGGCGAGGCGCCCGAGCGGCCATGCGACTTCGCGGCGGAGGATCGGCGGTTCCCGGTCGGGTCGCGCTCGCGATCGACCCGGGCTTCCTGTCGAACGCGGTCGCCGGGCTCCCGCTCGGTGTGATCTTCGTCTCCGGCTCGAACGGGAAATCGACGACGACGCACTTCGTCACGAAGATCCTGCGCGCGCACGGCCTCACCGTCTTCACGAACTCGTCCGGCGGCAACCTGCCGCAGGGCATCGCGTCGTCGATGCTGCCCGACGTGGGGCCGGACGGCCGGCTGAAGGCGGATATCGCCGTGCTCGAGGTCGACGAGGCGTTCGGGCCACAGCTCATCCCGCACCTGCATCCGCGCGGCGTCCTCCTGCTCAACGTGCAGGTGGATCAGCTCAATCGCTTCTTCGACCCGGCCCGGGTCGCGGGATTCCTCGCGACGATCGCCGACGCCTGCGGTGATTTCGTCGTGCTCAACGCCGACGACGACTCGCTGCGTGGACTCGCGACGGGTGTGCGCGCACCGATCGGTTGGTTCGGTGTCGACGCGGCGCTCATCGACGCCTCGCCCAACGGACTCTCGAACGTCGAGGACCTCTCTGGTGGTGCGCCGCTCGTTCCCGTCGATGACCGCACGGTCGAGGTCGTCGCACTCGTCGACGGCGGCGCGCGACTGCGGATCGGCAGCGAGGTGCACGACTTCCGGCTGCCGGCCCGTGGGCTGCACTACGCGATCGATGCCGCGGGGGCCGTCGCGACGGCGGTCCAGATCCTCGGCGTCGACTTCCGTGCGAACACGGCGCGCGATGCGCTCGCCGTCACGGAGACCGTCTTCGGGCGCGGCGAGCTGCTGCGCAACGGTGACGAGGAGATCGAGATCGTCATGATGAAGAACCCGCCGAGCCTGCAGATGAACCTCGACGCACTCGACGAGGTGCCCGAGCAGGTGCTCGTCGCGGTCGACGAGGGCACCCCCGACCCCTCGTGGATGTACGGCATCGACCTCTCCAGGCTCGACCACGCGGACGTCGTGACGGGAACGAAGGCGTGGCAGGTCGCGACGGTGCTCGAGTACGCGGGCATCGACGTGCGGGCGGTCGAACCGTCGACCGGCGCCGCGCTCGACCAGTTCCTCGCCCTGCCGCGCCCCTCGCGGGGACGCAAGCTCATGATCGTGAACTACGAGCAGATGATGAACATCAGGCGCCGACTCGGCGCACCCGGCATCGAGGGGAAGGTCAACTCGTGA